The DNA segment GGAGAAACGAAGAATGACCGCACCGCTGTTTTCGCTGGAAGTGTTTCCGCCGCGTAGAAACGCTCCCGTCGGCACCATCTACGACACGCTTGATGGATTGCAGGGGCTGGCTCCGGCATTCATCTCCGTTACCTACGGCACCGGCAAATCCAAGGATCGCACTGCGACCGCGCGCATCGCGAATACGATTCGCGGCGAATACGGCATCCCCGCCGTGGCCCATCTGACGGCCCAGTATCTGGACAAGGAAGCAGCCGACGTGGCTCTTGACCTGTTCGAAGTGGCCAAAGTGGACGGCGTGCTCGCATTGCGCGGCGATAGCGTGGAGGGACAGACCCCTGCCGGAGTGTTCGAATACGCCAGCGAACTGGTCTCCTATATTCGGGAGAACAGGCCGCAACTGAAGATATACGGCGCCTGCTATCCGGAAAAGCACCCGCAGGCGGCGACGATCGACGAGGACGTCGACAACCTGAAGCGCAAGGTCGATGCCGGCGTCACGCATCTGATCTCGCAGCTATTCTACAGCAACGACGATTTCTACCGCTTCCTGGACAAGGCCCGCGAGGCGGGCATCAACGTTCCCATCGAAGCGGGCATCATGCCCGTCACCAACGCCAAGTCGGTGCGCCGTATGAGCGCCACCTGCGAGGCCCGCGTGCCCGAACCGGTGGAGGCGATGCTGCAACGCTGGGGCGATGAGCCTGCAGCATTGCGCGAGGCGGGCATCGCATACGCGTCACAGCAGGTCGCCGATCTGATCGCGCATGGCGTGGACGGCGTCCACCTGTATACGATGAATCACCCGGCTGTCACCCGTCGCATCTGGAACAACGTCTCCGCACTGTTCCAGAGCTGAAAGGCACGGGGCGTCACCGCCGGTTAGATATGCGGAGTAGATTGGTGGCATGACTGTGAATGAGCGTTTCCAACCTTCCTCCATGGATCTGATCCGCGCCGGATTGCAGGATCTCGAGGCCTCGCGACGACTATTCGAACAGCTCAAGGCAAACGGCATACCGGAGGATCGGTTGCAGGCCGTGCTCAATTCGTTGACGAACGCGTGCGACCCCGATACGGCGCTCACCAATCTTGTCGCCATCGTCAACGCCGCGACCAGTCGCGGCGAGGCGCTGAGCGGCATCATGCCCGACCGGCAGTCCTTCGAACGCATGATCACCGTGCTCGGTGTCTCCGACGCCATGGGCAAGCTCATGCGATTCCACCCCGATCTCGTACAGGCGGCATCATCCGACGTCGACAACACGTATCTGTACAACCATGCGCAGCGACGCACATCCATGCTGCAGGCCATCGGGGCGGACCCCGACGAGTTGGATGCACCGGTGGCCGGCCTCGAACTTGCCGATGCCGCCACGGCGTTGCGCGGAACCTACTACCGTCAGCTTGCGGCGATCATGGCGCAGGACGCCACCGCGCCAGACCCTTGCATCATCCAACCCACCATCAGCCGCGAACTTTCCGATCTCGCCGACAGCGCATTGGAAGGGGCATTGGCCATTGCACGCCATGAGGTCGAAGGCAGCGACCATGTGCGCTTCGTCATCATCGGCATGGGCAAGCTTGGCGCGCAGGAGCTGAACTACGTGTCCGACGTCGACCTGATCTATGCCGTGGAGCCTGCCGACGATGCCATCGGAAATCAGGAGCTGATCCGCATCGGCACCAAGATGGGCACCACGCTGCAGCGCGTATGCCAGTCGGTGATCATGGGCGTTGCGGCCCCGGCCCTGTGGCAGATCGATGGCGGACTGCGCCCCGAAGGCAAGGACGGGTCGCTGGTGCGTACGATCGAATCCCATAAGGGCTATTACGAGCAGTGGGCGGAGAGCTGGGAGTTCCAGGCCTTGCTCAAGGCCAGGCCCGTGGCCGGCGACAGGGCTCTCGGGCAGG comes from the Bifidobacterium angulatum DSM 20098 = JCM 7096 genome and includes:
- the metF gene encoding methylenetetrahydrofolate reductase [NAD(P)H]; the protein is MTAPLFSLEVFPPRRNAPVGTIYDTLDGLQGLAPAFISVTYGTGKSKDRTATARIANTIRGEYGIPAVAHLTAQYLDKEAADVALDLFEVAKVDGVLALRGDSVEGQTPAGVFEYASELVSYIRENRPQLKIYGACYPEKHPQAATIDEDVDNLKRKVDAGVTHLISQLFYSNDDFYRFLDKAREAGINVPIEAGIMPVTNAKSVRRMSATCEARVPEPVEAMLQRWGDEPAALREAGIAYASQQVADLIAHGVDGVHLYTMNHPAVTRRIWNNVSALFQS